GAATTCATCCAACGACTAGACTGAGCCTATGGCTACCTTGACCGTTGAGCTCACGTCCATTCCCCCAGTCCTCGAAGATCAGGAGTTCGCCCGGTATCTGATCGCGGGCTCCCTGTACTCGAAGGGCCTTCTCTCGGGAGAGCAAGCGCGGCAGTTGACCGGTGATGCGCGTCGGGTGTTCGAAGAGAAGATGGCGCAGCACGGTTTCCCGATCATGCCGGACGACGACGAAGAGATTCTGGCCGAGCTGAATGCCTAGGTTCGGCACGGTCGTTGCCGACGCCAGCCCGCTCATCTCGTTGGAGAAGATTCCCGGCGGATTCTCGCTGCTGGCCAACACCTGTTCCCGACTACTGGTTCCTCAGGCGGTTGCTGAGGAAGTTTCCTTCTACCTCGACGAAGGTGTCGATTACTTTCGGCATCACGGTGTCGGTCAGTCTGTCGGAGTAGAGGTCGTGGGGGCGGTTGAGCTGGGAGTGCTTGACGGGATCGAGCCCCAAGAGCTAGGTCGTGGAGAGCTTCATGCAATCGCTCTTGCGCATGCCCGCAGCACGCCTATCCTCATCGAGGAGCGCAAGGGGCGGCGAGTCGCTCGGGATCAAGGGCTGGTGGTTTTCGGAGCTGCTGCGGTCGTGAAGATTGCCTTCGAGGAAGGCGGAGTTGATGGCGATGAGGCTGAGAGCCATCTGCGGGCGCTGCATCAGGAGCGCCGCATTAGCAGGAAAGTCCTC
This region of Acidobacteriota bacterium genomic DNA includes:
- a CDS encoding UPF0175 family protein, whose amino-acid sequence is MATLTVELTSIPPVLEDQEFARYLIAGSLYSKGLLSGEQARQLTGDARRVFEEKMAQHGFPIMPDDDEEILAELNA